One part of the Dysidea avara chromosome 10, odDysAvar1.4, whole genome shotgun sequence genome encodes these proteins:
- the LOC136269022 gene encoding nicotinamide N-methyltransferase-like: MLSGLVKRLMGRLGGSTRSLGVARLLSSAQSSDTNTMEHRYSDTRDYLLVRYPSTVFDDDSQAAGYGWINKCYHNFYQTYHKEWDKSTAVLLEVGGGPCIYPFISAVPYVAEIYHSDYVKACRDEVLMWKNKDPNAHDWSPYFKHVVQSLEGQTNPDAVIERQENLRSLLKDVVPCDLKADVVVPAVKGPVNIISSNYCLESSFDSLEEYSVALKKLHDMLVPKGFFVSQALLGNTWYNLVDVKYYTSFSLSLQEAQTHYEQAGFEVVHAEMYNKPVSARNINDDATGYGFFIARKL; the protein is encoded by the exons ATGTTGTCAGGGTTGGTCAAGCGTTTGATGGGTCGCCTTGGAGGGTCGACACGGAGCCTCGGCGTCGCTCGTTTGCTTTCATCAGCTCAGTCCAG TGACACTAATACTATGGAGCATCGTTATAGTGATACTAGAGATTACCTGCTTGTTCGATATCCATCAACTGTATTTGACGATGACTCACAAGCAGCAGGATATGGCTGGATAAATAAATGCTACCACAACTTCTACCAAACATATCACAAAGAGTGGGATAAGTCCACTGCAGTTCTATTGGAGGTTGGAGGAGGTCCATGTATCTACCCCTTCATTAGTGCTGTACCATATGTGGCTGAGATTTATCACTCTGACTATGTGAAGGCTTGTCGTGATGAGGTGCTGATGTGGAAGAACAAGGATCCTAATGCTCATGACTGGTCTCCATATTTCAAACATGTTGTGCAGTCACTTGAAGGTCAAACCAACCCTGATGCAGTGATAGAACGTCAAGAAAATTTGCGTAGTTTACTTAAAGATGTCGTTCCATGTGACCTTAAAGCTGATGTGGTAGTTCCAGCTGTTAAAGGTCCTGTAAACATCATCAGTAGCAATTATTGTCTGGAAAGCTCTTTTGATTCATTAGAAGAATATTCAGTTGCTTTAAAGAAGCTCCATGATATGTTAGTTCCCAAAGGTTTCTTTGTGTCACAGGCACTTCTAGGGAACACTTGGTATAACCTTGTAGACGTGAAATATTATACTTCCTTTTCCTTGTCACTACAAGAAGCACAGACACATTATGAACAAGCTGGCTTTGAAGTTGTTCATGCAGAAATGTATAACAAGCCagtatcagctagaaatattaATGATGATGCCACAGGCTACGGATTTTTTATAGCACGGAAGCTTTAA